From the genome of Fusobacterium varium, one region includes:
- a CDS encoding Peptidase M15 — protein sequence MKISKYFDEKETTVSAMGERLKIKNIPNQDEKDNILYTASRMDLIREYLGIPLIVLSWFRSEELNIAVKGSKTSAHRIGMAVDVYSNKMTSKDIYNKLIGAQAEGVLQFDQLIYYPKQNFVHIGFKLNKDQERKKYWING from the coding sequence ATGAAAATATCAAAATATTTTGATGAAAAGGAAACAACAGTATCAGCAATGGGAGAAAGACTGAAAATAAAGAATATTCCTAATCAAGATGAAAAGGATAATATATTATATACAGCATCCAGAATGGATTTAATAAGAGAATATCTAGGAATACCTCTTATAGTTTTAAGCTGGTTTAGGTCAGAAGAACTTAATATAGCAGTAAAAGGAAGTAAAACCTCTGCACATAGAATTGGAATGGCAGTAGATGTTTATAGTAATAAGATGACTAGCAAAGACATATATAATAAGCTTATAGGAGCACAGGCAGAAGGAGTATTGCAGTTTGATCAGTTAATTTATTATCCAAAACAAAACTTTGTGCATATTGGCTTTAAATTAAATAAGGATCAGGAAAGAAAAAAATACTGGATAAATGGATAG